A window of the Ostrea edulis chromosome 1, xbOstEdul1.1, whole genome shotgun sequence genome harbors these coding sequences:
- the LOC125658036 gene encoding eukaryotic translation initiation factor 5A-1-like codes for MGDNIDDDFTGAQSGAANTVPAQCSSLRKNGFVCIKGRPCKIVEMSTSKTGKHGHAKVHLVGIDIYTQKKYEDICPSTHNMNVPIVTRTDYQLIDIEADGTLTLLEETGNEKNDMNIPSNDLGKEIKERFENGESLLLTITSCMDMEQVTGIKVDTK; via the exons ATGGGAGACAATATAGATGATGATTTTACTGGGGCTCAGTCCGGGGCAGCTAACACAGTTCCTGCTCAGTGCTCTTCTCTTCGCAAAAATGGATTTGTGTGCATTAAGGGTCGACCATGCAAAATAGTGGAAATGTCCACCTCAAAGACTGGAAAGCATGGCCACGCCAAG GTACACTTGGTGGGAATTGACATCTACACTCAGAAAAAGTATGAAGATATTTGCCCTTCTACCCACAATATGAATGTTCCAATTGTTACTCGTACTGACTATCAG CTTATTGATATAGAGGCAGATGGTACTCTCACCCTTTTGGAGGAAACTGGTAATGAGAAAAATGATATGAACATACCCTCAAATGACCTAGGCAAGGAAATTAAGGAGCGCTTTGAAAATGGCGAATCCCTCCTT TTGACCATCACATCCTGTATGGATATGGAGCAGGTCACCGGTATAAAGGTGGATACTAAATAG